The Paracoccus liaowanqingii genome window below encodes:
- a CDS encoding DUF2254 domain-containing protein: protein MAEHWGVGGLRWRLREILQTLWVRVAAFAALGLVTAATGSLMGPFIPDGLALQIGAEAIEAILEIIASSMLTVTTFSLSILTAAYATASSGSTPRAVQLLVRDGVSQTVLATFMGAFVFSLVGLIMLKTELYGGGGRVVLFVVTLLVIAVIILSLLRWINRLGELGLIGDNLARVEQVTLDALQTRLESPWMGANPLRGPPPADSVAIMAPEVGHVQNLDMQSLSDLADKAGVILYLTAAPGDMVHPAQALCHVQGMPTDPKAAHALRRDLIACINLRPARSFAQDPRFGFVVLTEIGQRALSPAVNDPGTAIAVITRMLRILSVWTHEVAPEVRFPRLHVRSITAEDLLRDSLMPLARDGAAMVEVHRAVQNMLLALTRMAPSVFESAASELSRSVQFYAGQVIVLPREIEELDRMSNQVLAASEKVVPSKPRDNRQMNKSSLS from the coding sequence ATGGCCGAGCATTGGGGCGTCGGAGGGCTGCGCTGGCGTCTGCGCGAGATCCTGCAGACGCTGTGGGTCCGCGTCGCGGCCTTCGCGGCCCTCGGCCTCGTGACCGCTGCCACGGGTTCGCTGATGGGCCCCTTCATCCCCGACGGGCTGGCCCTGCAGATCGGGGCCGAGGCGATCGAGGCGATTCTCGAGATCATTGCATCGTCGATGCTGACGGTCACGACCTTCTCGCTGTCGATCCTGACGGCGGCCTATGCGACGGCCAGTTCCGGCTCCACGCCGCGGGCGGTGCAGCTTCTGGTGCGCGACGGCGTCAGCCAGACGGTCTTGGCGACCTTCATGGGCGCCTTCGTCTTCAGCCTGGTCGGGCTGATCATGCTCAAGACCGAGCTCTACGGGGGCGGCGGGCGGGTCGTGCTGTTCGTCGTGACGCTGCTGGTGATCGCGGTCATCATCCTGTCGCTGCTGCGCTGGATCAACCGGCTTGGAGAGCTGGGCCTGATCGGCGACAACCTGGCCCGGGTCGAGCAGGTGACGCTGGATGCGCTGCAGACGCGGCTGGAATCCCCCTGGATGGGCGCGAACCCCCTGCGCGGCCCGCCGCCCGCGGACAGCGTGGCGATCATGGCGCCCGAGGTCGGCCATGTGCAGAACCTGGACATGCAGTCCCTGTCCGACCTGGCCGACAAGGCCGGAGTGATCCTCTACCTGACCGCCGCCCCCGGCGACATGGTGCATCCGGCCCAGGCATTGTGCCATGTGCAGGGCATGCCCACCGACCCCAAGGCGGCGCATGCGCTGCGCCGCGACCTGATCGCCTGCATCAACCTGCGCCCCGCCCGCAGCTTCGCCCAGGATCCGCGCTTCGGCTTCGTGGTCCTGACCGAGATCGGCCAGCGCGCCCTGTCGCCCGCCGTCAACGATCCCGGCACGGCCATCGCCGTCATCACCCGCATGCTGCGCATCCTGTCGGTCTGGACGCACGAGGTCGCCCCCGAGGTCCGCTTCCCCCGCCTGCATGTCCGTAGCATCACCGCCGAGGATCTTCTGCGCGACAGCCTGATGCCCTTGGCGCGCGACGGCGCGGCGATGGTCGAGGTGCATCGCGCGGTTCAGAACATGCTTCTGGCACTGACCCGCATGGCGCCGTCGGTCTTCGAATCAGCCGCGTCTGAACTGTCCCGGTCGGTTCAATTTTACGCCGGGCAAGTCATTGTTTTACCTCGGGAAATCGAAGAACTGGATCGCATGTCGAATCAGGTTCTGGCGGCGTCGGAAAAGGTTGTGCCGTCCAAGCCACGCGACAACCGCCAGATGAATAAAAGTTCCCTGTCCTGA